A single genomic interval of Methyloceanibacter caenitepidi harbors:
- the ligA gene encoding NAD-dependent DNA ligase LigA: MAKKTATKPTKKSATQDELAEKPVEELTEDEAASELARLAAEIAHHDALYYQKDDPEVSDADYDALRLRNEAIEARFPGLIREDSPAKRVGAAPADGFAKVTHAVPMLSLGNVFDDDGVREFVDRIRRFLGLDADVALAFTTEPKIDGLSIGLRYEGGRLVQAATRGDGYVGENVTANVLTIGDIPKQVKARDFPDPFEVRGEIYMSHSAFAALNAEQEKAGAKIFANPRNAAAGSLRQLDSSVTASRPLQFFAYAWGEAASLPADTQWGVYEAFAKWGFPLNPLATLTDSLDEMLGIYREIEEGRAGLDYDIDGVVYKLDRLDLQQRLGFVSRSPRWAIAHKFPAQKATTILRDIEIQVGRTGALTPVAKLEPVTVGGVVVQNATLHNEDEIARKDVRIGDTVILQRAGDVIPQILGPVLDKRPKSAKPFKFPTVCPACGSHAVREINPNTGKEDAVRRCTGGLICPAQRVERLKHFVSRNAFDIEGLGEKNIQAFYDEGLIQSPPDIFTLAARDAKAEEKLESREGWGPTSAQKLFDAIAARRNVSLDRFIYALGIRHVGEITGRLLARSYGTIDNFLKAMGEAAKDRDGDAFKDLDNIDGIGPTAASAIADFFGEPHNTEVIHDLLEEVKPKPLEAVDNASAVSGKTVVFTGTLEHMTRAEAKAQAERLGAKVAGSVSKNTDYVVAGPGAGSKLKNAKDLGVDVLTEGEWLKLIDQ, encoded by the coding sequence ATGGCCAAGAAGACCGCGACGAAGCCCACGAAGAAGTCCGCGACGCAGGACGAACTTGCCGAAAAGCCGGTCGAGGAGCTGACCGAAGACGAGGCGGCCAGCGAACTGGCGCGGCTTGCAGCCGAGATCGCCCATCACGATGCGCTATATTACCAGAAGGACGATCCGGAAGTTTCCGATGCGGACTACGATGCCCTGCGCCTCCGTAACGAGGCCATCGAAGCGCGGTTTCCCGGCCTCATCCGCGAAGACAGTCCGGCAAAGCGAGTCGGCGCCGCGCCGGCCGACGGCTTTGCCAAGGTCACCCATGCGGTGCCGATGCTGTCGCTCGGCAACGTGTTCGACGATGACGGCGTACGCGAGTTCGTGGATCGCATCCGGCGGTTCCTCGGCCTCGATGCGGACGTGGCGTTGGCCTTCACCACCGAGCCCAAGATCGACGGTTTGTCGATTGGGCTGCGCTACGAAGGCGGCCGCTTGGTGCAGGCGGCCACGCGAGGCGATGGTTATGTGGGCGAGAACGTCACGGCCAACGTCCTGACCATCGGTGATATCCCCAAGCAGGTCAAAGCGCGCGACTTCCCCGATCCGTTCGAAGTGCGGGGCGAAATCTACATGAGCCACAGCGCATTCGCCGCGCTGAATGCGGAGCAGGAAAAGGCGGGGGCCAAGATCTTCGCCAATCCGCGCAACGCCGCGGCCGGGTCGTTGCGTCAGCTGGATTCCAGCGTGACGGCGTCGCGGCCCCTCCAGTTCTTCGCCTACGCCTGGGGCGAGGCTGCGAGCCTGCCGGCCGACACCCAATGGGGCGTCTACGAGGCCTTCGCCAAATGGGGCTTTCCGCTCAATCCGCTGGCGACGCTCACGGACTCGCTCGACGAGATGCTCGGCATCTATCGCGAAATCGAGGAGGGCAGGGCCGGCCTCGACTACGATATCGACGGCGTCGTCTACAAGCTCGACCGGCTCGACCTGCAGCAACGTCTCGGCTTCGTTTCGCGCTCGCCGCGCTGGGCCATTGCGCACAAGTTTCCGGCCCAAAAGGCCACCACCATCCTGCGCGACATCGAGATCCAGGTGGGCCGCACCGGCGCACTGACCCCCGTCGCCAAGCTGGAGCCGGTGACGGTTGGCGGCGTCGTGGTCCAGAACGCCACGCTGCACAACGAAGACGAGATCGCGCGCAAAGACGTCCGCATCGGCGACACGGTAATCCTGCAGCGGGCGGGCGACGTGATCCCGCAAATTCTCGGGCCCGTTCTCGACAAACGGCCCAAGAGCGCCAAGCCCTTCAAGTTTCCGACTGTGTGCCCCGCCTGCGGCAGCCACGCTGTGCGGGAGATCAATCCCAACACGGGGAAGGAAGACGCGGTGCGCCGCTGTACAGGCGGCTTGATCTGCCCCGCGCAGCGCGTCGAAAGGCTGAAGCACTTCGTCTCGCGCAATGCGTTCGACATCGAGGGACTGGGCGAGAAGAACATTCAGGCGTTCTACGATGAGGGCCTCATTCAATCGCCGCCGGACATTTTTACACTGGCAGCCCGCGACGCCAAGGCAGAGGAGAAGCTCGAGAGCCGCGAAGGCTGGGGGCCGACCTCCGCGCAAAAACTGTTCGATGCCATCGCGGCGCGGCGCAACGTGTCCCTCGACCGGTTCATCTACGCGCTCGGCATCCGCCACGTCGGCGAGATCACGGGCCGGCTGCTTGCGCGCAGCTACGGCACAATCGACAACTTCCTTAAGGCCATGGGCGAAGCTGCCAAGGACCGCGACGGCGACGCCTTCAAGGATCTCGATAATATCGACGGCATCGGCCCGACGGCCGCATCCGCCATCGCCGACTTCTTCGGCGAGCCGCACAACACCGAAGTAATCCACGACCTGCTCGAGGAGGTGAAGCCGAAACCGCTCGAAGCCGTCGACAACGCCTCGGCGGTATCGGGCAAGACGGTTGTCTTCACGGGTACGCTCGAACACATGACGCGGGCGGAAGCCAAGGCCCAGGCCGAACGCCTAGGCGCCAAGGTCGCGGGCTCCGTATCGAAAAACACCGACTATGTGGTGGCGGGTCCGGGCGCCGGCTCGAAGCTCAAGAACGCGAAGGACCTCGGCGTGGACGTTTTGACCGAGGGCGAGTGGCTGAAGCTTATTGATCAGTAG